The following are encoded in a window of Vespula vulgaris chromosome 8, iyVesVulg1.1, whole genome shotgun sequence genomic DNA:
- the LOC127065976 gene encoding hepatocyte growth factor-regulated tyrosine kinase substrate: protein MFRTTNFDRLLDKATSHLQLEPDWPTILQISDLIRQNDVQPKQALAAIKKKLTNPNPHVASYALLVLESCVKNCGSRIQDEIATKQYMEQLKELVKSSTHEHVRQKIFELIQAWAYAFRNIPKYRAVQDTLNIMKSEGHIFPTLQESDAMFMADTAPEWTNGDVCHRCRITFTFLQRKHHCRACGQVFCAHCSSKVSTLPKIGFEKEVRVCEACFEQVNKPSTTQSKETDLPAEYLSSSLAQQQQVPPRKTEDEIREEEDLQLAIALSQSEAEQKEREKKRATNALKSNAVSVSKTTYSPPPSPGPSLSRIQDEEEIDPELAKYLNRRYWEQRQTAIEEHSARTDVTSPSAPNISSPMPQKIVIAKQQNGEVDIEMEEFVNALRSQVEIFVNRMKSNSSRGRPITSDSSVQNLFLNITRMHSRLLTYIQEQDDSRVYYEGLQDKLTQIKDARAALDALRDEHREKLRRQAEEAERQRQMLMAQKLAIMRKKKQDYLQYQRQLALQKIQEQEREMQMRQEQQKQQYIMSGYQSMPGYMGHSQGSPVRQMQYQGPGSNYNPMSPTDQGVYMYGQHSMGQYPIQGYNMPPMSSLPPHIIGTMTNQESTATDSAVQSRENVGRVVIANTGMMPQVTNPITQLQQPTAHQIGPAQQGTATHIPVTQVPPSHMPQGPHTSQISALPNQIGIAQSVPSTNIAPPPPRQIVPATHGPPGQVVLPPQIGPQPIGIPIPQGAPVQQHVSAIIPSQRTTAIQVSAAGGTGMVPSSQSLQGPTGPNLNMQGMTQISATQGQPFTFPQNSAPPAAENTQAKEEPKPETAELISFD, encoded by the exons ATGTTTCGTACTACAAATTTCGACAGACTATTGG ATAAAGCCACAAGTCACTTACAACTAGAACCTGACTGGCCtacaattttacaaatatctgATCTTATACGACAAAATGATGTTCA ACCAAAGCAAGCACTTGCtgctataaaaaagaaattaaccaATCCTAATCCACATGTAGCTTCATATGCTCTGCTA GTATTAGAATCTTGCGTTAAAAATTGTGGATCACGTATCCAAGATGAAATTGCCACAAAACAATATATGGAACAACTTAAAGAATTAGTAAAATCATCAACTCATGAGCACGTTAGacagaaaatattcgaattaataCAAGCTTGGGCATATGCATTTCGAAATATTCCTAAGTATAGGGCAGTGCAg gatacattaaatattatgaaaagtGAAGGTCATATATTTCCTACTTTACAAGAAAGCGACGCAATGTTCATGGCTGATACTGCTCCTGAGTGGACAAATGGTGATGTTTGTCATCGTTGTCGTATAACATTTACCTTTCTTCAACGAAAACATCATTGCAGAGCCTGTGGTCAAGTATTTTGTGCTCATTGCTCGAGTAAAGTATCTACATTACCTAAAATTGgatttgaaaaagaagttaGAGTATGTGAAGCATGTTTTGAACAAGTTAATAA aCCTTCTACTACCCAATCAAAAGAAACTGATTTACCAGCTGAATATTTGAGCAGTTCTTTGGCTCAACAACAACAG GTTCCTCCTAGAAAAACAGAGGACGAAATtcgtgaagaagaagatctgCAATTAGCTATAGCTTTAAGTCAAAGTGAAGCagagcaaaaagagagagaaaagaaacgagcaaCAAATGCTCTGAAATCTAATGCTGTTTCTGTATCTAAAACAACATATTCACCTCCCCCATCTCCT gGACCAAGTCTGTCGCGAATTCAAGATGAGGAGGAAATTGATCCTGAACttgcaaaatatttaaatcgcaGGTATTGGGAGCAGAGACAAACAGCAATAGAAGAGCACAGTGCAAGAACAGATGTAACCAGTCCTTCTGCACCTAATATAAGCAGTCCTATGCCTCAGAAAATTGTCATTGCAAAACAGCAGAATGGAGAAGTTGATATAGAAATGGAAGAGTTTGTCAATGCTTTAAGATCTCAagttgaaatatttgtaaatagaatgaaaagcAATTCTTCTAGAGGAAGACCTATTACTTCTGACAGCTctgtacaaaatttatttctaaatattacaCGCATGCACTCAAG attattaacatatattcaAGAACAAGATGATAGTAGAGTATATTATGAAGGTCTACAGGATAAATTAACACAAATTAAAGATGCCAGAGCTGCTTTAGATGCTTTACGAGATGAGCATAGAGAGAAATTGCGCAGACAAGCGGAGGAAGCAGAAAGACAACGACAGATGTTAATGGCACAAAAATTAGCAATTatgcgaaaaaagaaacaggattATTTACAGTATCAACGACAATTAGCTTTACAGAAGATtcaagaacaagaaagagaaatgcaAATGAGACAAGagcaacaaaaacaacaatatATAATGA gTGGTTATCAAAGTATGCCAGGATATATGGGTCATTCACAAGGATCTCCAGTTCGTCAGATGCAGTATCAAGGACCTGGATCAAATTATAATCCTATGTCCCCAACAGATCAGGGTGTTTATATGTATGGACAGCATTCAATGGGGCAATATCCTATACAAGGCTACAATATGCCACCAATGAGTTCTCTACCCCCACATATCATAGGTACAATGACTAATCAAGAATCAACTGCAACTGATTCAGCAGTTCAATCACGGGAAAATGTAGGTAGAGTTGTAATTGCAAATACTGGAATG atgcCTCAAGTAACGAATCCTATAACACAACTTCAACAACCGACTGCTCATCAGATAGGTCCTGCTCAACAAGGTACTGCTACTCATATTCCAGTGACACAAGTACCACCAAGCCACATGCCACAAGGACCTCACACTTCACAAATATCGGCTTTACCAAATCAGATAGGTATAGCTCAATCAGTACCATCTACTAATATAGCACCCCCACCACCAAGGCAAATAGTTCCAGCGACACACGGTCCACCTGGACAAGTTGTACTTCCACCACAAATTGGACCACAACCTATTGGTATACCTATTCCACAAGGGGCTCCAGTACAACAGCATGTTTCTGCTATTATTCCATCTCAAAGAACAACTGCTATACAAGTTTCTGCTGCAGGTGGTACTGGGATGGTTCCATCAAGTCAGTCTCTACAAGGTCCTACAGGACCTAACTTAAATATGCAAGGAATGACACAAATTTCTGCTACCCAAGGCCAACCATTTACATTTCCACAAAATTCAGCTCCACCAGCAGCAGAAAATACTCAAGCAAAGGAGGAACCAAAGCCTGAAACAGcagaattaatttcttttgacTAA